The sequence below is a genomic window from Wyeomyia smithii strain HCP4-BCI-WySm-NY-G18 chromosome 1, ASM2978416v1, whole genome shotgun sequence.
CAGCTTATTATTTAAGAAAACATATGAAGAAGCACACCTCGGAGAGCCCGCCTGAATGCGTAATTTGCGGGAAGCGATTTAAAATGCCTTGTATACTGTCGCGGCACATGCGTAGCCACACTAACGAACGGCCTTATAAATGCAATATCTGCAGCTTATTATGCAAGTCAAATCAAAATCTGCAACGTCATATAAAAACACACTCGCAAGAAGGTCGTTACAAATGCGATATTTGCGTTGTTACATGCAGTACAAGAGCTTTGTTAGAGGCGCACGGTGAAACGCAAATGCACCTTAGGAAGATACAAGATAATCCCTTAATAGCTTCTAGCTCCAGGTAATTTTGCCCTTGTTTAATACTCAAAGAATTATTTAAATCCAATACAAAACTTTCTGtcataaaattcaatttataaATTATAGTTCGAAGCATTCTCAGACTGAAGAGTTAGTGATTTTAGAAGTTGCACTGAGTAAAACTGGAAAAAGGTCCGAAAATCATTAATATAGAGTATATTAtagtttgttttcatttgttctttCACCGATGTCTTACGACATGTCAAATCATTAAGAACCGAACAAAGACCTTCAACTCTTTTCACAAGAAATACTTTTCTCCCGTATTTTATCAAACGCTCATCTGTCTGTTTCAGCAACTTGGAAGATTGGGAAAAGCGCAAAATCGGTTTAGTTGTTCAACCACCGAAAAAGTTCATTTGTGATTTCTGCAACAAAGAATTGAGATCAAAATCCGCCTTCGAGGATCATAGAAGGACGCATACCGGGGAGCGACCTTTTGCATGTAATCTCTGCAGCAGTACATTCCGCACAGCTAGGGCTTTGCAAAACCATGAGAATGCTCATACAGGGGATTGTGATTTCGAGTGTAACATATGCAAGCGaagttttcttcaaaaaaaaaatttcacggcTCACATGAATATACACCGCTCAGATTGTCCCTATAAATGTTCGATTTGCAATAGAATATGCGCAAGTGATAAGAATCTTGTCCAACATATGCGTACCCACAGCGATCAGCGACCTTTTAAATGCGATATCTGTGACGCATCATTCAAAACACGTTATGCTCTAAAACAACATATGAAGATCCACAAGGTCGAGCCGTCTGCAGGGTAAGTTTCATACGTAGATGGTTGCATAAGTTAAATATGAGAGATAACTCTAGCTGTACTTTGCTTTCGAGGttaacgagaaaaaaataatcgaaGTAAAAACGTTCAAATAAGaaagcatttttaaatttttatttagaaATTAAATTTCTTGAAGTTTCACAGTACATATGCGCAAAATCATTATGAAACATGTCTTGCGTGCAGATAAGCATCTTACCTACAGACAACAGTAATGAAGTACGTTTACTTTCAATTCATTGCAATAAAAGTAGATAATGAGTATCTTTTTGTAGCTTTCGCAAATTTTCTCGACTGAACTAAAGTTACCGCACTGATTGTAAACTAATTTATTACATTTGTTTCTGTTGCAGCGACACAGAAGAGTTAAAGCCAAATCGAACCAATAACAGCCCAAGCGGTGGATCAGTGAAACACACCTGCGACATATGCGGCAAACAGTACGAACGGGTGAGAGCACTTTACGTACATCGGAAGCTTCATCAGAGCACCACTATAAGATCTGACATTGAAGCCCACAACGCAAAGAAGTACGAGTGTACGATTTGTGGAAAAGGAAATCGGGATCGTACAACGCTCAGGAGGCACATGGCTTCTCATAGTAAGGAACGGCCTTTTAGTTGCGATATTTTACGACAGCTCCTGATGTCGTAGGTCGTAGAAATGCAAAACTTGCGAGAAAGTGTTTTTAGTTCGTTACTGACTCAGACAGCACTTGATTTACCATACTGATGAACGACCTTTTCAATGCAATATTTGCGGTCTATCAGCGAGATCATCAGAATCTAATCTAAGAATTCATAAACAAACGCATAACCGTGAAAGCTTCACATCCGATCCAAATCTAATGAAGCATGTCGCTGGTGACTGAAAAACTACAGCTACGAATTTGAGAAAACATAAGGAGCCTTCATATTTGTATAACATTGATTGTTGAACAAATATATTGGAAGAACTTTATAGTTCTTTATACATCACAAATAAAGCCGTAAGAGTAATAAATGCGCATTTCCAACGAGTTGATTCGAGGCAATACTAATAAAGACTATCCTGAAAAAATGcatttcttttgaaaaaaaaaaaataataataataatctaatctattgtggtaactattgcttctgaataatTTTAAGAACAAATTTTTAAGGTTTGGTTTTCTGACGTTTGAAATGTCTCTTGTGAATTATTCAATCCATTCTAATCGCAATGACAACAAGCGCAATGAACGAACCGAACCTAGCAGGCTAGAGccggggtggctcgtgctgtatcaagaaatcgtctccattccactcggttctAGGCTGTATGGCGCCATGCTTCTTATCACTCGTAGGTCACTTTCAATCTGATCAAGCCATCCTGTACGCTGTGCTCCTCTGTTTCTGGTGCTGGAGGGGTTACTGAAAAGGGTCCTGATCCTAAGTACACGAATTCGTCTACaccctcaagctcatcgccgtctacggtGATCCGGGATGGGAGGCTGACATTGTTCTCCTTTGAGCCTCTTCCCTTCATATACTTTTCGACGCATTGATCAGCAGTCCAATACGCTTAGCTTCcgcttttagtctggtgtaggtttcctccaccgtcgcaaagtttcgtgctatgatgtcgaagtcatcagcgaagcctTTAAGCTGAACCAGTTTCGTGTaaatcgtaccactcgtgtcgatgcacgctcttcgtataaca
It includes:
- the LOC129732303 gene encoding zinc finger protein ZFP2-like isoform X2; the encoded protein is MEELSFIKVENFAATVKVEELMITDILPEEEATTFASSTAPTATNALREDLADVKQEPVRDNTNEVETTTACARITASSSSNTEGLELNRIDESVKYTCDICGKQYQQLGPLHLHRKLHQSTTVRSETKANTKTNDNAKKHECTICGKANRDRTTLMRHMVTHTEERPFSCDICGSSFKTANNVKVHKKTHSSDKPYECKICGKRFPFRYRLSRHLFYHTDERPFQCNICGISARSAANLKIHKQMHNVAGDSEKLPLYCNICGSSYATAYYLRKHMKKHTSESPPECVICGKRFKMPCILSRHMRSHTNERPYKCNICSLLCKSNQNLQRHIKTHSQEGRYKCDICVVTCSTRALLEAHGETQMHLRKIQDNPLIASSSSNLEDWEKRKIGLVVQPPKKFICDFCNKELRSKSAFEDHRRTHTGERPFACNLCSSTFRTARALQNHENAHTGDCDFECNICKRSFLQKKNFTAHMNIHRSDCPYKCSICNRICASDKNLVQHMRTHSDQRPFKCDICDASFKTRYALKQHMKIHKVEPSAGDTEELKPNRTNNSPSGGSVKHTCDICGKQYERVRALYVHRKLHQSTTIRSDIEAHNAKKYECTICGKGNRDRTTLRRHMASHSKERPFSCDILRQLLMS